In Malaclemys terrapin pileata isolate rMalTer1 chromosome 10, rMalTer1.hap1, whole genome shotgun sequence, the following are encoded in one genomic region:
- the LOC128843965 gene encoding cytochrome P450 2W1-like → MAFFMPFVSDPAVICLLCALLLLGAFHFSTGSKNSPLKLPPGPPPLPIIGNLHLLDIRRQDKSLLKLAEKYGPVFTLHFGSQKAVVLTGYEAVKEALVNFTDEFVDRPPIPIFEQIQHGNGVFFSNGELWRTTRRFTVSTMRNLGMGKKLIEEKILEELHLLIETIKSSRGEPFSLKSFNAAPTNITFLMLFGDRFDYKDPTFVTLLRLIDEVMVLLGSPFLHFFNFYPFLGLFLKTHKILLKKIEDVRIILRNYIQISRQDLSENSLSYVDALVFKQHQETNKKDSLFHDENIIASVLDLVMAGTETTATTLQWAILLMMKYPEIQKKVQEEIGTVVQSGSQATYEDRKNMPFTNAVIHEVQRFITLLPHVPRCTSVDTHFRGYFLPKGITVIPSLTSVLLDKTQWETPHEFNPNHFLDADGKFVKKEAFLPFSTGRRNCIGESLAKMELFLFFVGLLQTFTFQPPPGLTEADLDLAVPQTTFTLRPQPQSACAVLCE, encoded by the exons atggcttttttcatGCCATTTGTTTCTGATCCTGCAGTAATTTGTCTGCTGTGTGCACTTCTTTTATTAggtgcatttcatttttcaacTGGCTCTAAAAACTCACCTTTGAAACTGCCTCCTGGTCCACCTCCTCTTCCGATCATTGGTAACCTGCATTTGCTGGATATTAGACGGCAAGATAAGTCACTATTGAag CTAGCAGAAAAATACGGGCCAGTGTTCACCCTCCACTTTGGGTCCCAGAAAGCTGTAGTCCTCACTGGATACGAAGCCGTGAAGGAGGCGCTCGTGAACTTCACAGATGAATTTGTAGACCGACCCCCCATCCCAATATTTGAACAAATCCAGCATGGAAATG GTGTATTCTTTTCTAATGGAGAGCTGTGGAGAACGACACGAAGATTCACTGTGTCAACCATGCGCAATCTTGGAATGGGGAAAAAGCTGATAGAGGAAAAAATTCTTGAAGAGCTTCATTTACTTATTGAGACAATCAAATCTtccagag GTGAGCCATTTAGCCTCAAGTCATTTAACGCTGCTCCAACCAACATCACCTTTCTTATGCTGTTTGGGGACCGGTTTGACTACAAAGACCCAACCTTTGTCACTCTGTTAAGACTCATAGATGAAGTTATGGTTCTTCTTGGATCTCCATTCTTGCAT TTTTTTAATTTCTACCCATTCCTTGGATTATTTCTCAAAACCCACAagattttacttaaaaaaatagaAGATGTGCGCATCATTTTAAGGAATTACATCCAGATCAGCAGACAAGATCTCAGCGAGAACTCTCTGAGCTACGTTGATGCATTAGTGTTCAAGCAGCACCAG GAGACAAACAAGAAAGACAGCCTGTTTCATGATGAAAACATAATAGCATCTGTACTTGACCTGGTCATGGCTGGAACTGAGACAACTGCCACAACCTTGCAATGGGCCATCCTACTGATGATGAAATATCCAGAGATCCAAA AAAAGGTACAAGAGGAGATTGGGACCGTTGTCCAATCAGGAAGCCAGGCCACATATGAAGACCGGAAAAACATGCCATTTACAAATGCGGTGATACATGAAGTGCAGCGATTCATCACCCTGCTGCCACATGTTCCACGGTGCACATCTGTTGATACACATTTCAGAGGCTACTTCCTCCCCAAG GGAATAACCGTGATTCCTTCCCTCACCTCGGTGCTGCTGGATAAAACACAGTGGGAGACACCACATGAGTTTAACCCCAACCACTTTCTTGATGCTGATGGGAAGTTTGTAAAGAAAGAAGCTTTCCTGCCATTCTCCACAG GGCGCAGGAATTGCATTGGAGAAAGTCTGGCCAAGATGGAGCTGTTTCTGTTCTTTGTAGGGTTGCTGCAGACGTTTACTTTCCAACCCCCGCCAGGGCTCACAGAAGCAGACCTGGACCTTGCGGTTCCTCAGACTACTTTTACTTTAAGACCACAACCTCAGTCAGCCTGTGCTGTTCTGTGTGAATAA